One genomic window of Chromatiales bacterium includes the following:
- the rlmKL gene encoding bifunctional 23S rRNA (guanine(2069)-N(7))-methyltransferase RlmK/23S rRNA (guanine(2445)-N(2))-methyltransferase RlmL: MSSLRFFANAPRHMEPLLAEELRALGVANVSETRGGVHFEDTLATAYRVCLWSRIANRVLLELARFPAETPEALYAGVQAIDWSAHFDVAQTFAVNAITARSQIDHSQFAALKAKDAVVDQFRDRCGERPSVDTLRPQIGISVYLYRDQATVGLDLAGDSLHRRGYREEGASAPLKENLAAAILLRAGWPAIAANGGTLIDPMCGSGTLPIEAALMAADCAPGLTRPHWGFSAWKQHDPAAWADLVEEAQRRRAAGLERLPSIRGYDRDPRALEAARHNLERAGLTGRIIFERAELADCAPLPADRPGLFVVNPPYGERLGEDSELPGLYADIGRVLRERFSGWQAAVFTGNPDLAGNIGIRFRKTNTFFNGPIECRLYSYEVSEANLSRRLPRAVPPEERSENAQALANRLVKNAKHLARWLKREDVHCYRLYDADIPEYALAIDVYEGEKRWVHAQEYQAPKTVDEQKARLRLREAIGVILEVLAIPEEQLFLKLRQRQKGRAQYEKLAENRHFHEVQEGPCRLLVNFEDYLDTGLFLDHRITRQRIGELAAGKRFLNLFAYTGAATVHAARGGAAATTTVDMSKTYLAWAERNLRLNGFSGPAHEFVQANCLEWIRHNPYRREFDLIFLDPPSFSTSKRMEGTFDVQRDHVALITDTMKLLVEDGTLVFSNNLRRFRLDQAALADFVIEDITRATLPPDFARNPKIHHCWTIRWQA, from the coding sequence ATGTCCAGCCTGCGCTTCTTCGCCAATGCCCCCCGCCACATGGAACCCCTGCTGGCCGAGGAGCTGCGCGCCCTGGGGGTGGCGAACGTCAGCGAGACCCGCGGCGGCGTGCACTTCGAGGACACGCTGGCCACCGCCTATCGCGTCTGCCTGTGGTCACGCATCGCCAATCGCGTGCTGCTGGAGCTGGCCCGCTTCCCCGCCGAGACCCCGGAGGCCCTGTATGCCGGGGTGCAGGCCATCGACTGGTCGGCGCACTTCGACGTCGCCCAGACCTTCGCGGTCAACGCCATCACCGCCCGCTCGCAGATCGACCACAGCCAGTTCGCCGCCCTCAAGGCCAAGGACGCCGTGGTCGACCAGTTCCGCGACCGCTGCGGCGAACGCCCCTCGGTGGACACCCTCCGGCCGCAGATCGGCATCAGTGTGTATCTCTACCGCGACCAGGCCACCGTCGGCCTGGACCTGGCCGGCGATTCGCTGCACCGGCGCGGCTACCGCGAGGAAGGGGCGAGCGCGCCACTGAAGGAGAACCTGGCCGCCGCCATCCTGCTGCGCGCCGGCTGGCCCGCGATCGCCGCGAACGGCGGCACGCTCATCGATCCCATGTGTGGCTCGGGCACCCTGCCCATCGAGGCCGCGCTGATGGCGGCCGACTGCGCCCCGGGGCTGACCCGCCCGCACTGGGGCTTCAGCGCCTGGAAGCAGCACGACCCCGCCGCCTGGGCGGACCTGGTCGAGGAGGCGCAGCGCCGCCGCGCGGCGGGTCTCGAGAGACTCCCGTCCATCCGCGGCTACGACCGGGACCCGCGGGCCCTAGAGGCCGCCCGGCACAACCTGGAGCGCGCGGGGCTGACCGGCCGCATCATTTTCGAGCGTGCCGAGCTGGCCGACTGCGCCCCGCTGCCCGCCGACCGGCCGGGGCTGTTCGTGGTCAATCCCCCCTACGGCGAACGCCTGGGCGAGGACTCGGAACTGCCCGGTCTCTACGCCGACATCGGTCGGGTGCTGCGCGAACGCTTCAGCGGCTGGCAGGCGGCCGTGTTCACCGGCAACCCGGACCTGGCCGGCAACATAGGCATCCGCTTCAGGAAGACCAACACCTTCTTCAACGGCCCCATCGAGTGCCGGCTTTACAGCTACGAGGTGAGCGAGGCCAACCTGTCCCGGCGCCTGCCGCGCGCCGTCCCGCCCGAGGAACGCAGCGAGAACGCGCAGGCGCTGGCCAACCGCCTGGTGAAGAACGCGAAGCACCTCGCCCGCTGGCTGAAGCGCGAGGACGTCCACTGCTATCGGCTCTACGACGCGGACATCCCGGAGTACGCCCTGGCCATCGACGTGTACGAGGGAGAGAAACGCTGGGTGCACGCGCAGGAATACCAGGCGCCGAAGACGGTGGACGAACAGAAGGCGCGCCTGCGTCTGCGCGAGGCCATCGGCGTGATCCTGGAGGTGCTGGCGATCCCGGAGGAACAGCTCTTCCTCAAGCTGCGCCAGCGGCAGAAGGGCCGTGCCCAGTACGAGAAGCTGGCCGAGAACCGGCACTTTCACGAGGTGCAGGAGGGCCCCTGCCGGCTGCTGGTGAACTTCGAGGACTACCTCGACACCGGGCTGTTCCTGGACCACCGCATCACGCGGCAGCGCATCGGCGAGCTGGCTGCGGGCAAGCGCTTCCTCAATCTCTTCGCCTACACCGGTGCGGCCACGGTGCACGCCGCCCGCGGCGGGGCGGCGGCCACCACCACGGTGGACATGTCAAAGACCTACCTGGCCTGGGCCGAACGCAACCTGCGCCTGAACGGCTTCAGCGGCCCGGCGCACGAGTTCGTGCAGGCCAACTGCCTGGAGTGGATACGCCACAACCCCTACCGGCGCGAGTTCGATCTCATCTTCCTGGATCCGCCGAGCTTCTCCACCTCCAAGCGCATGGAGGGCACCTTCGACGTGCAGCGCGACCACGTGGCGCTCATCACCGACACCATGAAGCTGCTGGTCGAGGACGGCACGCTGGTCTTCTCCAACAACCTGCGCCGCTTCCGCCTGGATCAGGCGGCCCTCGCCGACTTCGTCATCGAGGACATCACCCGCGCCACCCTGCCACCGGACTTCGCGCGCAACCCGAAGATCCATCACTGCTGGACGATACGCTGGCAGGCCTAG
- a CDS encoding aldo/keto reductase: protein MSPFDPRRRRLLAVLAGMGLAGVLPRLPAAAAAVITRPIPATGERLPVIGLGTWLTFDVQQPAQRLPVMQAFFAAGGGLIDSSPMYGEAEAVVGWCLQRLGHPQGLFSATKVWTPGVATAAGQMADSLRLWGLERLDLQQVHNLVQWREHLETLKAWKAEGRIRYLGVTTSHGRRHDELEQIMLSQPLDFVQFTYNVIDREAERRLLPLAAERGIAVIVNRPFRGGSLFNGIQGRPLPPWAGEIDCANWAQFFLKFIVSHPAVTCAIPATTRVAHLEENMGAGRGRLPDADMRRRMLAYLQSL, encoded by the coding sequence ATGAGCCCGTTCGATCCGCGTCGCCGCCGCCTGCTCGCCGTCCTGGCGGGCATGGGGCTGGCCGGCGTGCTGCCGCGGCTGCCGGCGGCGGCCGCCGCCGTGATCACGCGGCCCATCCCCGCCACCGGCGAGCGCCTGCCGGTGATCGGCCTGGGGACCTGGCTCACCTTCGATGTCCAGCAGCCGGCGCAGCGTCTGCCGGTGATGCAGGCCTTCTTCGCGGCGGGTGGCGGGCTGATCGATTCCTCGCCCATGTACGGCGAGGCCGAGGCCGTGGTGGGCTGGTGCCTGCAGCGCCTGGGCCATCCCCAGGGCCTGTTCTCCGCCACCAAGGTCTGGACGCCCGGTGTGGCGACGGCCGCGGGGCAGATGGCCGATTCCCTGCGCCTGTGGGGGCTGGAGCGGCTGGACCTGCAGCAGGTGCACAACCTCGTGCAGTGGCGCGAGCACCTGGAGACGCTCAAGGCCTGGAAGGCCGAGGGGCGTATCCGCTATCTGGGCGTGACCACCTCGCACGGCCGGCGGCACGACGAGCTAGAGCAGATCATGCTCAGCCAGCCGCTGGACTTCGTGCAGTTCACCTACAACGTCATCGATCGCGAGGCCGAGCGCCGGCTGCTGCCGCTGGCCGCCGAGCGCGGCATCGCGGTGATCGTCAACCGCCCGTTTCGCGGCGGCAGCCTGTTCAACGGGATTCAGGGCCGGCCGCTGCCGCCCTGGGCGGGCGAGATCGACTGCGCGAACTGGGCGCAGTTCTTCCTCAAGTTCATCGTCTCCCACCCGGCGGTGACCTGTGCGATCCCGGCCACCACCCGGGTGGCCCATCTCGAGGAGAACATGGGCGCGGGGCGCGGCCGCCTGCCCGACGCGGACATGCGCCGCCGCATGCTGGCCTATCTGCAATCACTGTGA
- a CDS encoding HD-GYP domain-containing protein, producing the protein MKVMKQRLSVDELAVGMYVCDLDRPWLETPFLLEGISIESEDDIREIARHCRHVFIDVMRSTDEGSRERQLKGIARLREVNERGRGAGEKADDPIVVDFTREITRAERAREDLHAYIDKVMEDARLGSNVGLEEARVLVETIIDSIAVSADASLWLCQLKRADASAAAHSVNACVISTLFARYLGLPDELVHATGIGGLFHDIGKVRIDPAILNKEGPLTDEEYDKVKLHTVEGYNVMRLVPGMPAEALDIIRHHHERVDGMGYPDGLEGEELKQPARIVAIAEMYDTLTHDTAYDFRMPPNDALALMLKEAPTHFGAGLMEDFIKCIGIYPVGTLVRLHSGQIAIVASNNAKHRLLPVVMLLLDAEGNAYQRRPLVNLASMVEREGGNAWRIQGGVNPEDVPVDLATLSL; encoded by the coding sequence ATGAAGGTGATGAAGCAGCGCCTGAGCGTCGACGAGCTTGCAGTGGGTATGTATGTCTGCGATCTGGATCGACCCTGGCTGGAGACCCCGTTCCTGCTCGAGGGCATCAGCATCGAGTCCGAGGACGACATCCGGGAGATTGCCCGGCATTGCCGGCATGTCTTCATCGACGTGATGCGCTCCACCGATGAGGGCAGCCGCGAGCGACAGCTCAAGGGCATTGCCCGGCTGCGCGAGGTCAACGAGAGGGGCCGCGGCGCAGGCGAGAAGGCGGACGATCCCATCGTGGTGGACTTCACCCGCGAGATCACCCGCGCCGAACGGGCGCGCGAGGACCTGCATGCCTACATCGACAAGGTGATGGAGGATGCGCGCCTGGGCAGCAACGTGGGCCTGGAAGAGGCCAGGGTGCTGGTGGAGACGATCATCGATTCCATCGCGGTGAGCGCGGATGCCTCGCTCTGGCTCTGCCAGCTGAAGCGTGCCGATGCCTCCGCCGCCGCCCACTCGGTGAACGCCTGCGTGATCTCCACCCTGTTCGCCCGTTATCTGGGGCTGCCCGACGAGCTGGTGCACGCGACCGGCATCGGCGGGCTGTTCCACGACATCGGCAAGGTGCGTATCGATCCCGCGATCCTCAACAAGGAAGGGCCGTTGACCGACGAGGAGTACGACAAGGTCAAGCTGCACACCGTCGAGGGCTATAACGTGATGCGCCTGGTGCCGGGCATGCCGGCCGAGGCGCTGGACATCATCCGCCACCATCACGAGCGGGTGGACGGCATGGGCTATCCCGACGGCCTGGAGGGCGAGGAGCTCAAGCAGCCCGCGCGCATCGTCGCCATCGCCGAGATGTACGACACCCTCACGCATGACACGGCCTACGATTTCCGCATGCCGCCCAACGATGCCCTGGCACTGATGCTCAAGGAGGCGCCCACCCACTTCGGTGCAGGCCTCATGGAGGACTTCATCAAGTGCATCGGCATCTATCCCGTGGGCACGCTGGTGCGCCTGCACTCCGGGCAGATCGCCATCGTCGCCTCCAACAATGCCAAGCACCGCCTGCTGCCCGTGGTGATGCTGCTGCTGGACGCCGAGGGCAATGCCTATCAGCGCCGCCCGCTGGTGAACCTGGCCAGCATGGTGGAGCGCGAGGGGGGCAACGCCTGGCGCATCCAGGGCGGGGTCAATCCCGAAGACGTCCCCGTCGACCTGGCCACGCTGTCGCTGTAG
- a CDS encoding sulfotransferase, with translation MRHMRILIGYSMRSGSTLLQHILDGHSAIDAYGDLSSIPALWRCVTGGAMQRSICIKPMDVLYLQRRVDFYRHFDRFIWLTRDPRDSYLSTIESGYAYLMWRRGERREGIDLGLLRRWQRIYRHYFDHPQRWYLLRYEDLVSRPVPTVKALLDHLDLSHETLFPFPRFKRRHGGDYKITEHQHVTTQSRARYLREMHPAQMQVFDDELGDSLQALGYLPGQEAQRRQA, from the coding sequence ATGCGGCATATGCGCATCCTCATCGGCTATTCCATGCGCAGTGGCAGCACGCTGCTGCAGCACATCCTGGACGGACACAGCGCCATCGACGCCTATGGCGACCTGAGCTCCATCCCCGCCCTGTGGCGTTGCGTCACGGGTGGTGCGATGCAGCGCAGCATCTGCATCAAGCCGATGGACGTGCTCTACCTGCAGCGGCGCGTGGATTTCTATCGCCACTTCGACCGCTTCATCTGGCTGACCCGCGACCCGCGTGACAGCTACCTCTCCACCATAGAATCCGGCTATGCCTACCTGATGTGGCGGCGCGGCGAGCGGCGCGAGGGCATCGATCTCGGCCTGTTGCGTCGCTGGCAGCGTATCTACCGCCACTACTTCGACCACCCGCAGCGCTGGTATCTGCTGCGCTACGAGGACCTGGTCTCCCGTCCCGTGCCCACGGTGAAGGCGCTCCTGGATCACCTCGACCTGTCGCACGAGACGCTGTTCCCCTTCCCCCGTTTCAAGCGCCGTCATGGCGGAGACTACAAGATCACCGAACACCAGCACGTCACCACACAGTCGCGTGCCCGTTATCTGCGCGAGATGCACCCGGCGCAGATGCAGGTCTTCGATGACGAGCTGGGTGACTCCCTGCAGGCGCTCGGCTATTTACCCGGTCAGGAAGCACAACGCCGGCAGGCCTGA
- a CDS encoding SLC13/DASS family transporter — translation MTPHQRIGLFLGPALFLLLLLMPLPEGMPPLAMRVAAVTALMATWWLMESLPVAATALLPIALFPLLGVMPTGQVTLAYADHIIYLFLGGFLIAVAIEKWGLHQRIALHTIRLVGTSPRRVIFGFMFATAFLSSWVSNTATAMMMVTIGMAVLTQMSGVNPARNEQERARTDFGTALMLGIAYAASIGGVATLIGTPPNAILAGVLEKHYGYQIGFAEWMLFGLPVSLLMLLLTWLYLTRIAFRQHMQSPGGSDAAIYRQIAALGPMTAQERRVLVVFLLVVLAWIGRGLFDLPGLALLADSSIAMLGALALFVIPADWKRGRMLLDWQSAVRIPWDIIILFGGGFALASAFAESGLTAWIGTRLTVLQGTGLLLTVLAVATLVKFLTEVTSNTATASLLLPVMTGFAMATDTHPLFLMAAVALSASFAFMLPVATPPNAIVFSSRQVTIPQMARAGLWLNLLAIVVVTIAVVLFLPLVMDTVTPLVK, via the coding sequence ATGACCCCGCACCAGCGCATCGGCCTCTTCCTGGGCCCCGCCCTGTTTCTGCTGCTGCTGCTCATGCCGTTGCCGGAGGGCATGCCGCCGCTGGCGATGCGGGTGGCGGCGGTGACGGCACTGATGGCGACCTGGTGGTTGATGGAGTCCCTGCCCGTGGCGGCCACGGCCCTGCTGCCGATCGCCCTGTTCCCGTTGCTCGGCGTCATGCCCACCGGGCAGGTCACGCTGGCCTATGCGGATCACATCATCTATCTCTTCCTGGGCGGGTTTCTCATCGCCGTGGCCATCGAGAAGTGGGGCCTGCATCAGCGCATCGCCCTGCATACCATCCGCCTGGTCGGCACCAGTCCGCGCCGGGTGATCTTCGGTTTCATGTTCGCCACGGCCTTTCTGTCGTCCTGGGTGAGCAATACCGCCACGGCGATGATGATGGTGACCATCGGCATGGCCGTGCTTACACAGATGAGCGGCGTGAATCCCGCGCGCAACGAACAGGAGCGGGCCCGTACCGATTTCGGCACGGCACTGATGCTGGGCATTGCCTATGCGGCCTCCATCGGCGGCGTGGCCACGCTCATCGGAACCCCGCCGAACGCCATACTCGCCGGTGTGCTGGAGAAGCACTATGGCTACCAGATCGGCTTCGCCGAGTGGATGCTGTTCGGCCTGCCCGTGTCCCTGCTGATGCTGCTGCTCACCTGGCTGTATCTCACGCGGATCGCCTTTCGCCAGCACATGCAAAGCCCCGGCGGCAGCGATGCCGCGATTTACCGGCAGATCGCGGCGCTCGGGCCGATGACAGCGCAGGAGCGGCGCGTACTTGTCGTGTTCCTGCTGGTGGTGCTGGCCTGGATCGGTCGTGGCCTGTTCGACCTGCCGGGCCTCGCCCTGCTGGCGGATTCGAGCATCGCCATGCTGGGGGCACTGGCCCTGTTCGTGATCCCGGCCGACTGGAAACGGGGCAGGATGCTGCTCGACTGGCAGAGCGCCGTGCGCATCCCCTGGGACATCATCATCCTGTTCGGCGGTGGCTTTGCCCTGGCCAGCGCCTTCGCCGAGAGTGGGCTGACCGCGTGGATCGGCACGCGCCTGACGGTGTTGCAGGGCACCGGGCTGCTGCTCACCGTGCTGGCCGTGGCCACGCTGGTGAAGTTCCTCACCGAGGTGACCTCCAACACGGCCACCGCCTCGCTGCTGCTCCCCGTGATGACGGGGTTTGCCATGGCCACGGATACGCATCCGCTGTTCCTGATGGCGGCCGTCGCACTGTCGGCCTCCTTCGCCTTCATGCTGCCGGTGGCCACGCCACCCAATGCCATCGTCTTCAGCAGCCGCCAGGTCACCATTCCGCAGATGGCGCGGGCGGGCCTGTGGCTGAACCTGCTCGCCATCGTGGTGGTCACCATTGCCGTGGTGCTGTTCCTGCCGCTGGTGATGGACACGGTGACGCCGCTGGTGAAATAG
- a CDS encoding sulfite exporter TauE/SafE family protein, giving the protein MIDTLDALDLVLAAAILVLAYTVRGITGFGSGLISIPLLALFLPLQVVVPMIGLLDYLASLGHGVSNRRQIRWREILPLLPFTFAGVLLALYIFKTVDAQLLLKVLGAFILAYAVYSLFGREPHAGRTRFWAVPAGSMGGFVGTLFGTGGPFYVMYLHARGLDKAAFRASIAVVFLIDGGSRQIGYLASGFYNFEMLLLVVMALPIMMVAMYVGGHIHTRITPEQFRRGIAVILLGSGIALLLR; this is encoded by the coding sequence ATGATCGACACACTCGACGCACTGGATCTCGTGCTGGCAGCCGCCATTCTGGTGCTGGCCTACACGGTGCGTGGCATCACCGGTTTCGGTTCCGGTCTCATCTCCATCCCGCTGCTGGCCCTGTTTCTGCCGCTGCAGGTCGTGGTGCCCATGATCGGCCTGCTCGACTACCTGGCCTCTCTGGGACACGGCGTGAGCAACCGGCGGCAGATCCGCTGGCGCGAGATCCTGCCGTTGCTGCCTTTCACCTTCGCCGGCGTGCTGCTCGCGCTGTATATCTTCAAGACCGTCGATGCGCAGCTGCTGCTCAAGGTGCTCGGCGCCTTCATCCTCGCCTATGCCGTCTACAGTCTCTTCGGACGCGAGCCGCATGCGGGCCGCACCCGGTTCTGGGCCGTGCCGGCCGGCAGCATGGGCGGGTTCGTCGGCACGCTGTTCGGTACCGGGGGGCCGTTCTACGTCATGTACCTGCATGCACGCGGCCTGGACAAGGCGGCCTTCCGTGCCAGCATCGCGGTGGTCTTCCTGATCGACGGTGGCAGCCGCCAGATCGGCTATCTGGCCTCGGGCTTCTACAACTTCGAGATGCTGCTGCTGGTCGTCATGGCGCTGCCCATCATGATGGTGGCGATGTATGTCGGTGGTCACATCCACACGCGCATCACGCCGGAGCAGTTCCGTCGTGGCATTGCCGTGATCCTGCTGGGTTCGGGGATCGCGCTGCTGCTGCGTTAG
- a CDS encoding PAS domain S-box protein — protein sequence MVDSDLLGAIIEHANDIVILTRAEPLDEPGPVITYVNPAFTRLTGYRREEALGQTPRILQGPDTDRATLDRIRAALERAEPVREEVLNYDRDGRSYWLDMQIMPLRDTHGRVTHFAAIERDLTEKRRAEELKAEFVSTVSHELRTPLTSISGALRLLEAGAVSPLSDAGSELLSLATRNCDRLQTLIDDLLDMQKIVAGKFEFAEERIDLGELVRAGVAQQQPFAARHRVQFDCRLSAEKLVVRGDANRLLQVLANLLSNAAKFAPADSVVTIEVRRADPSPARVTVADRGPGIPPEFHAHVFEPFTQAVDNELGGTGLGLSIARALVEHHGGAIGFHANRPVGTVFYVDLPLVG from the coding sequence ATGGTCGACAGCGATCTGCTGGGCGCCATCATCGAACATGCCAACGACATCGTCATCCTGACGCGGGCCGAGCCCCTGGACGAGCCCGGTCCCGTCATCACCTATGTCAACCCGGCCTTCACCCGCCTCACGGGTTACCGGCGCGAAGAGGCCCTCGGTCAGACCCCGCGCATCCTGCAGGGGCCCGATACCGATCGCGCGACCCTGGACCGTATCCGCGCCGCCCTCGAGCGTGCCGAGCCGGTGAGGGAAGAGGTGCTCAACTACGACCGCGACGGCCGCAGCTACTGGCTCGATATGCAGATCATGCCGCTGCGCGATACGCATGGCCGGGTAACGCATTTCGCCGCCATCGAGCGCGACCTCACCGAGAAACGCCGTGCCGAGGAGCTCAAGGCCGAGTTCGTCTCCACCGTCAGCCACGAGCTGCGCACGCCGTTGACCTCCATCAGTGGCGCCTTGCGGCTGCTGGAGGCCGGTGCGGTTTCCCCGCTGTCGGATGCCGGGTCCGAGCTGCTGTCGCTGGCCACGCGCAACTGCGACCGGCTGCAGACCCTCATCGATGACCTGCTGGACATGCAGAAGATCGTGGCCGGCAAGTTCGAGTTCGCCGAGGAGCGTATCGACCTCGGCGAACTCGTTCGCGCGGGTGTGGCACAGCAGCAGCCCTTTGCCGCGCGACACCGGGTGCAGTTCGACTGTAGGCTGTCGGCAGAGAAGCTGGTCGTGCGCGGCGACGCCAACCGTCTCCTGCAGGTGCTGGCCAATCTGCTCTCCAATGCCGCCAAGTTCGCCCCGGCCGACAGCGTGGTGACGATCGAGGTGAGGCGTGCCGATCCGTCGCCGGCCCGCGTCACGGTGGCCGATCGCGGGCCGGGCATCCCCCCGGAATTCCATGCCCATGTCTTCGAGCCCTTTACGCAGGCCGTGGACAACGAACTGGGCGGCACCGGCCTGGGACTGTCGATTGCGCGTGCCCTGGTCGAGCACCACGGCGGAGCTATCGGGTTTCATGCAAACCGCCCCGTTGGCACCGTGTTCTATGTCGACCTGCCCTTGGTGGGCTGA
- a CDS encoding GNAT family N-acetyltransferase, whose translation MTTPSKPSPLANPRSRLEIRNATTRDAAAIAALTARVYGKAGQHGYTKAAITGQINNYPMGQFVALADDCVVGYCATFRIGGELALRPHTWAEITGNGYASRHDPKGEWLYGMEVCVDPDYRGYRIGQRLYNARKKLCQDEELRGIVFVGRLPSLSRRLKKFASVEDYIEQVQQKRQRDPVLSFQLRNGFEVQGVIENYDTQDRESLGYGVHLVWRNPNLPTEDAVTHRRKRHEDMPDRVRIGTVQYMQRRVQSFEEFMEIVEYFVDVVADYEGDFVVFPELFTLQLLSIENQELSPAEAIESLTEYTPRLKAALHDLSLRYNINIIGGSHPTRVESGRVENISYVFLRNGEIHEQPKIHPTPNEVYWWNIEGGDYVHAIDTDCGPIGVLICYDSEFPELARHLADQGVQILFVPFCTDERQSYLRVRYCCQARAVENQFYVVMSGNVGNLPNVANMDIQYAQSCILTPCDFPFARDGIAADTTPNAETVAIADLRPETLTQARNNGTVQNMKDRRHDLYHVLWRGR comes from the coding sequence ATGACCACCCCGAGCAAGCCCTCGCCCCTCGCCAACCCGCGCAGCCGCCTGGAGATACGCAACGCCACCACACGCGATGCCGCTGCGATCGCCGCGCTCACCGCGCGGGTCTACGGCAAGGCCGGGCAGCACGGCTATACCAAGGCCGCCATCACCGGGCAGATCAACAACTATCCGATGGGTCAGTTCGTGGCCCTGGCGGACGACTGCGTGGTGGGCTACTGTGCCACCTTCCGCATCGGCGGCGAGCTCGCGCTGAGGCCGCATACCTGGGCCGAGATCACCGGCAACGGCTATGCCTCGCGCCACGACCCGAAGGGCGAGTGGCTGTACGGCATGGAGGTCTGTGTCGACCCGGATTACCGCGGTTACCGCATCGGGCAGCGGCTTTACAACGCGCGCAAGAAGCTCTGCCAGGACGAGGAGCTGCGGGGCATCGTCTTCGTCGGCCGGTTGCCCTCCCTGTCCCGCCGGCTGAAAAAATTCGCCAGCGTCGAGGACTACATCGAGCAGGTGCAGCAGAAGCGCCAGCGCGACCCCGTGCTGTCCTTTCAGCTGCGCAACGGTTTCGAGGTGCAGGGGGTGATCGAGAACTACGACACGCAGGATCGCGAGTCGCTGGGATATGGAGTGCACCTCGTCTGGCGCAACCCCAACCTGCCGACGGAGGATGCCGTCACGCATCGACGCAAACGCCACGAGGACATGCCGGACCGGGTGCGTATCGGCACCGTGCAGTACATGCAGCGCCGCGTGCAGTCCTTCGAGGAGTTCATGGAGATCGTCGAATACTTCGTCGACGTGGTGGCCGATTACGAGGGCGACTTCGTCGTCTTTCCCGAGCTGTTCACGCTGCAGCTGCTGTCCATCGAGAACCAGGAGCTCTCGCCGGCCGAAGCCATCGAGTCGCTCACCGAGTACACGCCCCGGCTCAAGGCGGCGCTGCATGACCTGAGCCTGCGCTACAACATCAACATCATCGGCGGTTCGCATCCCACGCGGGTGGAGAGCGGCCGGGTGGAGAACATCTCCTACGTCTTCCTGCGCAACGGCGAGATCCACGAACAGCCCAAGATCCATCCCACGCCGAACGAGGTCTACTGGTGGAACATCGAGGGCGGCGATTACGTGCACGCCATCGACACCGACTGCGGCCCCATCGGCGTACTCATCTGCTACGACTCCGAGTTTCCGGAGCTGGCGCGGCATCTCGCCGATCAGGGCGTGCAGATCCTGTTCGTGCCATTCTGCACCGATGAGCGGCAGAGCTATCTGCGCGTGCGCTACTGTTGCCAGGCGCGTGCGGTGGAGAACCAGTTCTACGTCGTCATGTCGGGCAACGTCGGCAACCTGCCGAACGTCGCCAACATGGACATCCAGTACGCCCAGAGCTGTATCCTCACGCCCTGCGACTTCCCCTTCGCCCGGGACGGTATCGCCGCCGATACCACGCCGAATGCCGAGACCGTGGCCATTGCCGACCTGCGCCCGGAGACGCTCACGCAGGCCCGAAACAATGGCACCGTGCAGAACATGAAGGACCGCCGGCACGATCTCTATCACGTGCTCTGGCGCGGCAGATAG
- a CDS encoding HPF/RaiA family ribosome-associated protein produces MQLPLQITYRHMEKSEALDTRIRERADKLEQFAPNIMSCRVVVDAPHQHKHKGVHYRISVDVTLPGHEIAVTRSPDQHGAHEDPYVVVRDVFDALERQLEETMRRRKQQVKHHETPPHGQVTSLVPMEDYGRILTSDGRDIYFHRNSVLNADFERLEIGDEVRFDEEQGEQGPKATTVRVIGKHHILG; encoded by the coding sequence ATGCAACTACCGTTACAGATCACCTATCGACACATGGAGAAGTCCGAGGCGCTGGATACGCGCATACGCGAGCGGGCGGACAAGCTGGAGCAGTTTGCGCCCAACATCATGAGCTGTCGTGTCGTGGTCGACGCGCCACACCAGCACAAGCACAAGGGCGTGCATTACCGCATCAGTGTGGACGTCACCCTGCCCGGGCACGAGATCGCCGTCACCCGCAGTCCGGACCAGCATGGGGCCCACGAGGACCCCTACGTGGTGGTGCGGGACGTGTTCGATGCCCTCGAGCGCCAGCTCGAGGAAACAATGCGCCGACGCAAGCAGCAGGTGAAGCACCACGAGACCCCGCCGCATGGCCAGGTGACCAGCCTGGTGCCGATGGAGGACTATGGGCGCATCCTCACCTCGGACGGCCGTGATATCTATTTTCATCGCAACAGCGTACTGAATGCCGACTTCGAGAGGCTGGAGATCGGCGACGAGGTGCGCTTCGACGAGGAACAGGGCGAGCAGGGCCCCAAGGCCACCACCGTGCGGGTGATCGGCAAGCACCATATCCTGGGCTGA